ACTTGGTGCGTGGACTTGTTGGTTCGCTTCGGTCCTGAAAATATGCCTCGGCTCAATGAGATCAGCGTGGATAGGATGGTTCTGTCGTTCGCCGTGCTTGTTTCTGTACTGACCGGAATTATCGTGGGACTTGCGCCGGTACTTCAAACGCGCCGTCTCGCGCTCCGCGATGCAATGGAAGATGGGGATCGCGCCACTCCAAGCAAGAAGCAAAACCGGATTCGCAGCGCACTCGTAATCCTGGAAGTCGCTTTCTCCATCGTTTTGCTTATCGGCGCAGCGTTATTGATTCAAAGCCTGTATCGTTTGCAGGAAATTGATCCGGGATTCAAGACGAAAAATATCATCACGATGAGGCTCTCCTTACCGGGCACGATTTACCAGGAACCGCAGCAGCAAAGAATGTTTTTCCAGGGCCTTGCGGAAAAAATTGAAAACCTTCCTGAAATTGAGTCGGCCGGTTTGGTGAATTTCCTGCCCTTGAGCGGTCTGGGAGTACAGCGGGACATTTCCATCGAGGGTCGCGGACACATGCTTCTGAATGTGGGGTTTCGCATGATCGATGCCGGATATTTTCGAACACTGGGGATTCGTGTTCTGGAAGGCAGGAATTTTGCAAAAGATGATCGTGAAAAAAAGCCTCCCGTTGCCATAGTTAATCGAAAATTTGTCCAGGTGTTCTTTGCCAATGAGAAAGCAGTCGGGAAGCAAATCAAGCTTGGAACGGTCGAAAATGAATTTCCCTGGTTCCGGATTGTCGGGGTCGTGGGAGATGTAAGGCATGAAGGTCTCGATGTTGAAACCACTCCTGAATTGTACATTCCCTATCTCCAGCCGCCGTTGCCTGACTTTACTGCGAGCGCCTTCAGCATTGTTGTTCGCGGAAAAAGAAAATCGAATTCGCTGGTTCACTCCTTGAGAAATACTGTTTGGTCGATCGACCCCAATCTGCCGGTGTATCAAGTCACAACGATGAAGGACCTGCTTTCGAAATCCCTGAGATCACGCCGCTTCAATATGACTTTGATTCTTTTCTTTGGTGTGGTTGCCCTTGTGTTATGCGCTATCGGAATTTACGGCTTGATGTCCTATTCGGTTGCTCAGAGAACTCACGAGATCGGTATCCGCATGGCGCTCGGCGCCGCAGCTGCACAGGTCATCAAGATCTTTCTTAAACGCGCGCTGTTGCTGGGGTTCAACGGACTCGCCATAGGCATTGCGATTGCTTTTGTCTCCAATCGGTTCTTGACAGGATTGCTCTACGGTATTAGTAGTACGGACCTTCGCACCTTCCTCGTCGTCTCGATTTTCACTTTATCGCTCACTCTGCTGGCCACTGCTGTTCCTGCCTGGAGAGCTTCACGACTCGATGCTTACGCGGCTCTCCGCCATCAGTAGCAGCAGATTTGGTGTGATAATATGAATCGATGAGACGAATCTCAGCGCTTGTGCTTCTACTTTTCTTTTCGATTGGTTGTGGTGATCGTACAGAAGAGCTCAAAAATGGTGTGATGTACGCCAAGAATGCGCTGGAACAGGTAGGGGCCAATCCATTTTCGCGAGCCACCTACGAAAGTGTGATCGGCCGCGGCGGAAATGCGGCGGAATACATTAAGGCGACACTGCCTAAGGAGAATCCACCGTTCGACAGCTTTGAATTTGCAAAGGCTACCCATCCCTGGACGATCGTAATCCGTCCCGGAACCGAAGAGAACGAATTTTACGTCGAAGGGTATGGCCTCGATTTGAAAAAGCCGATGTTAATTGAGTCTGTTCAAGTCAAACTTCCTGAAAGCCAGTAGTGCTTTCATCCTGTCAAAAAATGTATATCTTATTGAGAGTGTAGGAGGATAATCATGAAAATTCTGTTGATTCTTATTGGACTTCTCGCGATCTCGGTAATTTCTTATTCAGCCGAAGTGCCTGTTTATGCAATTTCTGAAGAGGGTGTGGGCAAACAGATCGGTTCTATACAGATAACCGATTCAAAATACGGTTTACTCTTGAAGCCTACCCTGTCTGGTCTTCCCCCGGGTGTGCATGGTTTTCATGTTCACGAACATGCGAACTGCGCGGCTGCTGAGAAAGATGGGAAGATGGCTGCAGGTCATGCTGCCGGTTCCCATTTCGATACGGAGAAAGGCCGGAAACATGATGGTCCCTACGGTAACGGACACCTCGGCGATCTGCCCGTGTTGATTGTAGACGGCGAAGGAAGAGCTACAATACCGGTGCTCGCGCCACGAGTGAAGGTTGCTGACTTGAGTGGAAAATCTTTGATGATTCATGCGGGTGGTGACAACTATGATAATCAACCGGATCCGCTTGGTGGTGGTGGCGGCAGGATTGCTTGCGGTCCTGTGAAATAGATTATTCGAACGAAACGGTCTTTGTTTCACCTGCGCCAACAGTAACTTCCACAAACGGGCCATTCCTGTTGTTTTGATGTATCCGGTAGGTGCCTGGAGGCAGCGCCTGGAACAAGAAGTCTCCTTGTTCCACGATCGCTGAAAAGTGAGTCTTCGGATAGAAATTTTCTTGAGACGGCTCCTTTTCCACTCTCTCGGCAAATACAACTTTTGCGCTGCCCGCCTTGCCGGAAATCGAAGAACCATGATCTAACCAGATCTCCAGTTCACCTGTGTTGCTGCCTGCAATTTGAATCGGATTTACAAGCGGTTCACGGTTCCAATGAATCCTGGTAACCGAGAATTCCTTGCGCGCGTCCTGCTGGCTTACCTCCAGCCGGTACAACAACTCAGGATGAACATAAAATTCGACAATCTCAGGAGAATCGTGAGTCATTCCGGCAGACACTGGAAGCTTAAAATTTGAAATTTCCCAGAAGTGCGTGAGTGTGGGTTTGATTCCTGTTTCACTGGCAGCCGGCGCTCCACCGGCCGCATAGATTTTTGCCGGGAGT
Above is a genomic segment from bacterium containing:
- a CDS encoding ABC transporter permease, which translates into the protein TWVSASLFDVLRVQPFLGRTFTEAEDRAGHDQVMLLSSHLWKRRFVSDRAILRKSLNVNGKPHVVIGIMPESFSFPDHFTDAWFPVAFDADQMSEGERGSHWLSVIARLRPGITNEAAQKEMHAIAKQLQAEHADHYPKDSGWDVYTVPLKELMTREVRPAFIVLSGAVGFLLLITCANISNLLIARSISRQKEMAIRTALGASTSRLTRQLFTESCLLSVFGGLAGILLATWCVDLLVRFGPENMPRLNEISVDRMVLSFAVLVSVLTGIIVGLAPVLQTRRLALRDAMEDGDRATPSKKQNRIRSALVILEVAFSIVLLIGAALLIQSLYRLQEIDPGFKTKNIITMRLSLPGTIYQEPQQQRMFFQGLAEKIENLPEIESAGLVNFLPLSGLGVQRDISIEGRGHMLLNVGFRMIDAGYFRTLGIRVLEGRNFAKDDREKKPPVAIVNRKFVQVFFANEKAVGKQIKLGTVENEFPWFRIVGVVGDVRHEGLDVETTPELYIPYLQPPLPDFTASAFSIVVRGKRKSNSLVHSLRNTVWSIDPNLPVYQVTTMKDLLSKSLRSRRFNMTLILFFGVVALVLCAIGIYGLMSYSVAQRTHEIGIRMALGAAAAQVIKIFLKRALLLGFNGLAIGIAIAFVSNRFLTGLLYGISSTDLRTFLVVSIFTLSLTLLATAVPAWRASRLDAYAALRHQ
- a CDS encoding superoxide dismutase family protein, producing MKILLILIGLLAISVISYSAEVPVYAISEEGVGKQIGSIQITDSKYGLLLKPTLSGLPPGVHGFHVHEHANCAAAEKDGKMAAGHAAGSHFDTEKGRKHDGPYGNGHLGDLPVLIVDGEGRATIPVLAPRVKVADLSGKSLMIHAGGDNYDNQPDPLGGGGGRIACGPVK